The window GCAGCCGTACCTGGCTATCGGGCAACAGTTCGGCTGTATGCCTGCCGGCACCGGTAAGCAGGGTGACTCTGCCACCAATACCTTCGCGACGGCCATAATAGGCCACCGCACAGCGACTGCCGTTCGCACAAAAGGTCTCCCAGCTGCCGTCCGCATTATGGTAGTCCAGCTTGAAGTCCACCCCCGGCTCATCCGCAGGGCCCACAATCAACACCCCATCAGCGCCAACACCCTTGTGCCGAGCGCACACCCGCTGAATAAAACCCGGCTCCCGAATCGTGTCGGGACACTGCTCAGCATCAAAGAGCACAAAGTCATTGCCCCCACTCTGGGCCTTGGTGAAGGGAATCATCTTCTTGCTCACCCGTGAGATACCATGACGCCCAAGAACACAATTATAAAGGCTATGGCTGGCCCGATCCTCACCGTGAGATCAACAAATCTTTCGGCCCTCGCATCGGTACGGCCTGCGGCCAGCGCATCCCGGGCCCTCTTTGCCATAGCATGTGCGATATGACTGACAGCCACCAGGAGCACGCCAATACTAATCTTGATATAGAACAGCACTCCATATCCGAGAACGCCCGGCCAGTTGATAATCATCAGGATTCCAACGAGCAGCAAGATGGAACCGGCCATGGTGGTGAGTCTCTGACTGATGGAGACTGCTGCGTCTATATAAGGCAGCCGCGCGGCAGGATCATTCAACTGACGACTTCGGATCCACAAAAAGGCAATCGCCGTAAACGAGCCCACATAAAGCGCAACCAATAGGACATGAAAGAACCGCAGAATAGTATAAAAGCTCACGGCCGCTCTCCCTTCAATAACCGGATCAGTC of the Candidatus Neomarinimicrobiota bacterium genome contains:
- a CDS encoding diaminopimelate epimerase — protein: MSKKMIPFTKAQSGGNDFVLFDAEQCPDTIREPGFIQRVCARHKGVGADGVLIVGPADEPGVDFKLDYHNADGSWETFCANGSRCAVAYYGRREGIGGRVTLLTGAGRHTAELLPDSQVRL